The genomic stretch CTTGAAAATCAATGCCCCAATGATCGAAAAAACGACGATCTTCTGTAGCGAGAACTGCTTTAATAACGGTGTCAGGCATTTCTTCAACAGGGACAGAAATCGCCGGCAGTGCACCACGATGACCAATGGAATTTCCGTAGCGATCGAGAAAAAGAATGGAAAAATTTTGTGGAGAAGACCAATCTGTTTTGGTTAGTTCAAAAACAGAAATGCCCAAAATAGTAAAAAGAGTAAAGCCTATCAACCCTAATGTGAGTATTTCATCAAAAACTTCAACGATAAAGCGTTTCCATCCTTGAAGATGAAAATTTTGTGAGATGATTTTTGCCTTACTCCAGAAAAAACTGTTTGCAGAACGAATGCGATAAAGCGCTGTATCTAATCGTGCATCTAATTCGATGAGAGAAGGACTGTGAAATGGCTTATGCTGTTGTCTTTTCTTTTTTTTAAAAAATTTAAACATTTAAAAAGAACCTATGGCAAAGCAATAAAACCAAACAAATCTATAAAAATGATATGGAGTAGAAGTATTTTTTTTCTATAGTGCTACAGAAAAAGAGTTTACTGGAGAATTATTCATTTTTTGTAAGATTGTGTATTAAGCTTTTATTATTTTATCCAATAAACTGTATTATCATTATTAAAAATATTTTATTTTGAATTTTTAAAAATTTGGAGTAATATTAATACGTTATTCTGTAAGACAGAGGATAAATTATTTTTCATTTTTGGTTTTTAAATTGACCTGAAAAAAGACATTATTTCTTTTATCTTATCAGAAGATTAAGAAGATAGGTTATTGAAATATCGATGATGAAAAAAAATTTCTTGTTCGTGATAATAGCATCTTTTTTAGGTGCCGATTCTGTTATGGCTGCTGGTTGCGCTGAGGTGGGTAAGGAGATTGCAACTCAGGAGGAGGGGGTTCTCGTCCGTTCAAAACTGGTTGTTGAGGATGGAAGAGATATGTGTGCAATTGTGGTTGTTATTCCAGCCCATAATGGTGAAAAGTTGCGACGCGTTGAGGTTGTGGTTCCCGCCGATTAGCAGTTGGTAGATGTTGTCATGCGTATTTTAATTGCCGAAGATGATCGAAATCTCAATCATCAATTGGTAGAAGCTGTAAAACGTGCAGGATATGTTTCTGATAGTGCTTTCGATGGTGAAGAGGCTTATTTTTTAGGCAGCACAGAGTCTTATGATGCGGTAATACTTGATATAGGTTTACCGCAGATTGATGGTATTCGTGTTGTTGAAAAATGGCGTCAAGAAGGGCGCACTATGCCTGTTTTAATGCTAACGGCACGAGATCGTTGGTCTGATAAGGTACTCGGTATTGATGCAGGGGCTGACGATTATGTTGTGAAGCCATTTCATTTGGAGGAAGTGATGGCGCGCTTGCGGGCACTTATTCGTCGTGCGACAGGACATGCAACAAGTGCCTTATGTTGCGGAAATGTTTTGTTGGATACAAAGACATCCCGTGTTTTTGTGGATGGTCAATTGATTAAACTAACCTCTTATGAATTCAGACTTCTGTCCTATCTCATGCATCATTGTGATAGGGTCATTTCAAGAACAGAGCTGACCGAACATCTTTATGATCAGGATTTTGATAAGGATTCAAATACAGTGGAAGTTTTTGTAGGGCGGTTACGCAAGAAGCTTGGCGTGGATTTGATTGAGACTATTCGAGGTATCGGATATCGCGTGAGAACGCTAGGTGATGAATGAATGTTTTCAAAGAGGATAATTGGTTTCAGAAGTTCTTTTTTGTCATTACGCGATCGCTCAGTTTACGTGTTATGATCTTATCAACTCTATGGGTTGTTATTTCTCTTTTATCAATTTCTGCAGTGAGTATTTTATTTTATAAGCGTTCAACTGAAGAAAGCTTAGAGCGTATCCTTTCTGCTCAACTCTACAGTTTGATTGCAACAGTGACGGTAGCCCCAGAAGGCACTTTGAGAGGAGGGGCTGGGATTGATGATATTCGTTACTCTGATCCAACAACGGGATGGTATTGGGAAGTTGTTGCGATATCCCATAATTTAAAAGGAAGATTGACTTCCCCCTCATTGGGAACAGGAGAGATCTTTACACCCAGCGATGTTGATATACCTTTTGACAATAAATTCTTTCGCTCTTATCGAATAAAGGGAAACAATGGACAAAAGCTAAAAGTCATAGAGAGTGATGTTGTTCTTGATAGTAAAAATCATATTGCACGTTTTCGGCTTGTTGGAAATATTGATGAAGCGCATGCTCAAGTAAAGAAATTTAAGCGAACTTTGCAAATTTTTCTTTGGAGTTTTGGTATTGGGAGTGTTCTGATTAATATTGCTCTTATTTTCTTTAGTTTTCAACCGTTTAAGCTTATTCAACGCGCATTGAATGATATTCGAGAAGGAAGAGTTCACTATGTGAATAGCGATTTAGTCAGCGAAGTGATGCCGCTTGCACAAGAGATGAATGCTCTCATTAAGAATAATCAGCGTATTATTGAGCGATTTCGCACACAGGTTGGTAATCTTGCACATTCATTGAAAACACCTTTGTCCGTGATTATGAATGAGACAGATAAGATGCGCGGAGAAAAGGCTTGTTTGTTGAGAGAGCAAACGCAAATCATGCAAGCTCAAATCAATCGTTATCTTCAGCGGGCGCGGATTGCTGCACAATGCGATAGTATTGTCTATCATACATCTGTTCGCAGTGTGGTTGATCGTTTAGTGCGGGTTATGAAAAAGCTTAATCCTGACAAACAAATTGAATTTATTATGGATATTGATGATATTGTTTTTTCTGGTGAAAAGGAAGATTTAGAGGAAATTATAGGGAATTTGATTGAAAATGCTACTCAGTGGTCTCGCGCAAAGGTGTTGATCTCTTGTTATTTAGAAGAAAACATTCAAGAAGAAAAATATTTTAGTATCTTTGTTGAAGATGATGGCCCTGGTTTAACAGAAGATAAAATTGATGAAGCGTTAAAAAGAGGGCGACGGTTTGATGAAAGTAAACCGGGAACAGGTTTAGGGTTAGCAATTGTTTCAGATATGGTCAATGAATATGGAGGCACTCTCTTTTTATCGCGTTCTGATTTGGGTGGGTTGTGTACAAAAGTCTTATTACCCAAAATGGGAAAATAACATATTTTCTTCTTGAATAGGAAATGTCTATAAAGTGTGTAAAGAAATATTTAGAAAATACAAAAAAGTAGAGAGGCATTTCAGAAGATCTTTATAATCAAAATATGAAAATAAAGCCTTGTTTTTATTTGTTTGATAGAAGTAATCTCTATGAGAGAAAGGAACAATAGATTTTACGATATTTTTTATAAAAAGATGAATTTTTATCATTTCACATCACTCTTCTCATATCTCATGAATAGGGTAAAAGGTAAGCGCGTTATCTTCTGTTCGTATTGGAAAAAAATGATATGCTTTTACTCATTTTTGCAGCATTTTTTCTCACTTTTCTGGCAATTATTCTGTTTTTTTCACTCCGTTTTGACGATGGGGGAGAGAAGAAGTGGCAAGTTCAGATCATGAATGGCTATAAAAGCCATAGGCATACAGTTGATGTTCATAAGCTTTATAGGTCCGATAAAAAAAGAAATATTCTTAAAGCTTTTAGTGTTTTTTTTGTTCTTCTGATAGCATGGAGTATTTATGGACTGACAGGAAGTCCAGAAGTGAAAAGTTATTTTTTTAGCGAATTAATGGATAAGGATCCTAAGATTCTAAGTCAACAAGAAAAGCTTGTTCGTCTGCAAGCACTTTTTTTTCGCTCTCCTCATGATGGTAAGCTAGCCGATGCATTAGCGGTAGGGTATCTTGAAGAAAACTATTTTCAAGAAGCTGTGAATACTTATTTAGATGCCCTTCGCTTAAATGGAGAAACAGCGCCAAGGCTTGTAGGATATGGTTTAGCATTGGTTGGTTATGAAGGGGGAGTGATAACGCAAGAGGCACAAAGGGCTTTTCAAAAAGCAGCAGATTTAGCGCCAACAGATTTTTATCCGCGTCTCTTGTTGGCCGATGCATTTCATCAAGCTGGAAAAACGGCGCAGGCAGTGCAGTTTTTACAAAGTTTTCTTGATACAATGCCTAAAAATTTTGCAGGACGCTCACGGGTTGAAAAAATGATGATACAGTTACGTGATTCATCAAGTGAACCGACAAAGAAAAGTGATCGTCGTCAATTAGAAAGATAAGAGAAGTGATCATTCTGGAAGAGGAAGGGATAGGTAAAGGAGGTTGAAGAGCAGAAATGAAGAATATCAAGAGCGCGGCACAGGTTGGTATAGAGTAAATAAAAAGGAGGAAAATATTGATAAGCGTGTTGGCAAAGGTGAGGTATTGGATAAAAAGTTGCACCTATAGAGAAGATGTGCAAAGCTCTTAAAAAAAATAAAATATGGATGCTTATAGAACGTGTTTAAAATTTTTTTGTAGAGTGTCTATGAACAATCAATCTTTAAAGAACTCTGCTTCGTTGAAGCTTATTTTAAAGCAGCGAAAAAAAAGGCGCTTACGGATCATCTTATTGTGTTGTTTGGTTATGGAAATTGCAGCAAGCCTCCTCGTATATGCAATGCGTCATGCGGTCAGTTTTTTTAGAATGCCCTCTGAAATTACAAAAGAAGATATTTTAACGGGGCGCCCTTTGCGTTTGGGAGGCTTTGTTGAAAAGGGGAGCGTTCAATATGTTGGAGAGAGTGGTGTTATTTTTTTTATAACGGATAACACAAAACATAAAAAAGTGATTTTCAATGGTATTTTACCGGATCTTTTTCGTGAAGGTCAGGGGGTAATTGTCGAAGGGTATTTCGATAAACAGGATTTTTTTATAGGGACGCGTATTTTAGCAAAACATGATGAAACTTATATGCCTAAAGAAACCGCAGATCGCTTGAAAAAACATTACAGTATGGAGAAATAATTCGATTGTGCTTGTCGAACTGGGTCATATTTTTTTAGCCGCTGCATTTGCCGTAAGCTTATTAGAAGCTTTCTTACCTGCTTTAGGTTTTTGGAAGAAAAAGCGTTTGTTAATGCAAACAGCTATCCCTCTCACATATATCACTTTTACATTATTGCTCTTCTCTTTTTTAGTGCTGATTTACGCTCATGTTGTCTCTGATTTTTCTGTTTTGAATGTTGTTGAGAATTCTCATTCAGAAAAACCGATGCTCTACAAAATCACAGGTGTTTGGGGCAACCACGAAGGCTCTATGTTGTTATGGATTTTAAGTCTTACTTTTTTTAGTGCATTAGTGGCCTTCTTTAGCCAAGATTTGCCAGAAGATTTTAAGACACTTATTTTAATTTGCCAAAGTTGGATTACAAGCGCTTTTCTTTTATTGATTCTTTTTGTATCCAACCCATTTCTACGTATGAATCCACCAGCATTACAGGGAAAAGATCTCAATCCTCTTTTACAAGATATCGCATTAGCGATCCATCCTCCTCTCCTTTATTTAGGTTATGTTGGTTTTTCACTTTGCTTTTCTTTTGCCGTTGCAGCATTGATTATCGGGCATATTGATAGGATTTGGGCGCATTGGGTTCGTCCTTGGCTTCTACTTTCTTGGTGTTTTTTGACATTGGGGATTATGGTTGGCTCCTATTGGGCTTATTATGAGCTAGGATGGGGAGGATATTGGTTTTGGGATCCTGTTGAAAATGTCTCGTTTATGCCTTGGCTTTCCGGAACAGCTCTTTTACATTGTACTCTTGTTCTTGAAAAACGAGGAATATTGAAAAGTTGGACTTTGTTTTTAGCATTGCTGACTTTTTCTCTTTCTCTGATAGGAACATTTCTTGTTCGCTCTGGTCTTTTAATATCTGTTCATAGTTTTGCTTTTGATCCAGCGCGAGGGCAAGCAATTCTTGCACTTTTATTTTTCTCTACGGGAGCCGCTTTTCTTCTTTTTGCCTTACGCATCCCTCTTTTAAAAACAGAAAGATTTTTTCAGCTAATTTCGCGCGAAGGGTTTATTGTTTTAAATAACTTATTACTGACAACAATAACAGCCACAGTATTGATTGGTACGCTCTATCCTTATTTTATTGAGATGCTAACAGGGCAAAAAATTTCTGTAGGGGCTGCTTTTTTTAACCTCACTTGTGGACCACTCATGCTTTTGCTGTTGTTGCTTGTTCCGTTTGGGTCAATGATGGCATGGAAACGGGGGGATTTTCTCGCAGTTTTTGAACGGTTGTGGTTTGTTTTTGTCTTGGTTGGTATCGTCTGTTTTATAATATTTTACGCGACATCGGTGCGTGATATTCTTGCAGTTTTAGGCATTGGACTCTCAGCGTTTGTTTTTTTAGGCAGTTTAGCGGATCTGTGGGGAAAGAGTGGATATCACAAGGTAACTTTTGGGGGGCGGGTTAAGAGATTTATAAAATTACCATGGTCGGTTGTTGGTGCAGCAATGGCGCATATGGGATTAGGCGTTACATTATTCGGTATTATTTGTGTGGCAAGTTTTGGGCAAGAACGCATTTTAACCATGAACATAGGAGAGTGGGTGACGATAGCGGATAAAACACTTCATTTTGATGCCGTGGATAATCGTTTTGGTTCGAATTATTCGGCAATGGAGTTTTATTTTAAAATATATGAAAATAAAAAAATCGTGGGCCATATCACAGCTTCAAAGCGATTTTATTCAAGCCAAAATACATCAACAACGGAAGTTGGTCTTCAAAGTTATGGCTTATCACAGCTCTATATTGTGCCGGGACATCTCGATAATCGGGGTCTTGTTGTGCATATATGGTGGAAGCCTTATATAATATGTATTTGGTTAGGGGCATTCATGATGGCTATGGGCGGATGTTTTTCCCTTCTGGGATATTGGTTTCGCACTGGAGCCTACAAGAGGGTGTTGCTTACTTTAAATTTTAGGAGAGGACATTGAGATGAAAAAAAATCTTTGGCTTTTATGTTTTTTAATCGCAATGTTTTCTTTTCGATTAGCGATAGCAGTAGAGCCGGATGAGATTTTAAAGGATACAGTTCTTGAAAGGCGTGCACGAGATATTTCATCGCATTTACGGTGTCCGGTTTGTCAAAATCAATCAATTGATGATTCAGATACTTCTCTAGCACGTGATTTAAGGCTTTTAATTCGGGAAAAATTAAAAATGGGCTATAGCAATCAGCAAGTGATTGACTTTCTTGTTGAGCGATATGGTGAATTCATTCTCTTAAAACCGCCATTGAATAAAACAACTTGGTTTTTATGGTTTTCACCTTTGATGATTATCATCATTGGTGCAAGTGTCATATTTTTCCAGTTAAAACGGTATAAGCCTGAGAAAATAATGATTGTAGATGCAACGGGGAAAAACAGACAAAAACGCTATTGTAGTCAAAAAGATATTACATAGAGGGAAAAAATTAGCTCATCTGCAATAAGCAATCAACCTTATTGTAAATGATATTGGTGGATACTAAAATCTTACAAAACTTTAACAATTTAGACAGAAAACGGTAAGGTCTGGTATTTTATAGGTGATCAGATTGGGATAGAAAGTATGATTGAATAGGAGCATAGAGTAAATGTTAAAAAAAACTTTCTTTAAAACATTTGTCGCAGTAAGTTTTTCCGCAGTATTGGAGAGTGCACTGTTTTTTAGTGGATGTACAGCAAGCTTATGGACGACAAAGGCTCATGCAAGTTCTGTATTTACTTCGTTAGTGCAACAACAGGGATTTGCAGATATCGTTGCTCAAGTGAAACCAGCGGTTGTTGCGGTGCAAGTAAAGAGCAATAAAAAGAAAGAAGATTGGTTCTTTAGCAACTTTTTTAGTGGTCCAGGGATTGATCAATTACCCGATCAACATCCTTTAAAAAGGCTTTTTAAAGAGTTTTATGATTTTGATAAGCCTAAAAATAAATTTCCCCATCATTCACAAAGACTCCGTCCTATCGCTTTTGGATCGGGTTTTTTTATTTCGTCTGATGGTTACATTGTAACCAATGATCACGTGATTTCTGAAGGCACAAGTTATTCTGTCGTTCTTGATGATGGTACAGAATTGAATGCAAAGCTCATTGGGAAAGATCCAAAAACTGACCTTGCAGTCCTAAAAGTAAATGACAAAAGAAAATTTTCCTATGTTGATTTTGGAGATGATTCAAAGCTTCGCGTTGGTGATTGGGTTGTTGCTATTGGTAATCCATTTGGCCTTGGTGGAACTGTGACAGCAGGGATTGTTTCGGCCCGTGGACGAGATATTGGTACCAGTAGTTATGATGATTTTATTCAAATTGATGCTGCTGTTAATAGAGGAAATTCCGGAGGTCCAACTTTTGATTTGAATGGCAAAGTTGTTGGCGTTAATACAGCGATTTTTTCTCCTTCAGGAGGGAATGTGGGGATCGCTTTTGCTATTCCGGCAGGGACAGCGAAACAGGTTGTGCAACAACTTATCGAAAAAGGTTCAGTTCAACGTGGTTGGCTTGGAGTTATGATTCAACCAGTAACGAAAGAAATTTCTGATTCGATAGGTTTGCAAGAAGCGAAAGGTGCTTTGGTTACGGATCCATTAAAAGGACCAGCAGCAAAGGCTGGTATCAAGGCAGGTGATGTCATTATTTCAGTAAATGATGAGAAAATTAATGATTCTCGTGACTTGGCAAAGCGTATTGCAAATATGAGTCCGGAAGACACCGTGACTTTAGGGATTTTGAGATCCGGTAAGGAGGAAAAGATCAAAGTTAAACTTGCTGCAATGCCTGAAGATGAAGGGAAGAAAGAAAGTTCAAAATATTTAAATGAACGTGGTGATTCAGATGAAACATTGGAAGATTATGGGTTAATTGTTTCTCCTTCTGACGATGGCTTAGGATTGGTTGTAACAGATGTGGATTCGGATTCAGATGCTGCAGATAAGGGAATCCGCCCAGGTGATGTCATTGTAACAGTGAATAATAAATCTGTTAAAAAAACCTCTGATATTACTGATGCAATCAAGAATGCCCAAAAACTAGGGCGAAAAGCTATTCTCCTACAAGTGCGAACAAATGATCAAAATCGTTTTGTCGCTCTTCCAATTTTCAAAAAATAGCACTTTATGATGAGTGGGACAGAGATTTTGTAGATTTCTGTCCTACAATGCAATTTTATAAAAATAACGGAGATGTGTTTTATGAAAATACTCGTTATCGAAGATGATCGTGAAACAGGACGTTATCTCGAAAAAGCTTTTTCGGAGGTCGGGCATTCCGTTGATGTTGCCTATGATGGTGATACGGGATACGCTTTAGCTGAAACAGAAAATTATGATGTTATGGTTGTTGATCGAATGCTTTTGCATCGTGATGGGCTTTCTATTATTTCACAATTGCGTGCTAAAGGCAATGAAACACCCGTTCTCATTCTTTCAGCTTTAGGGCAAGTCAATGATCGTGTGACGGGTTTGCGTGCAGGAGCGGATGATTATTTGACAAAGCCTTATGCTTTTTCTGAACTTCTTGCGCGTGTTGAAGTATTACAACGGCGGAAGAATCCTAAAGAAGCAGAAACTGTTTATTGCGTAAGCAATCTTGAGCTTGATCGGTTAGCCCATACGGTAAAACGGGGTGATAAAAACATTCTATTGCAACCACGTGAGTTTCGTCTCCTTGAATATTTAATGCGCTATGCGGGGCAGGTTGTTACACGCACGATGCTTTTGGAAAATGTTTGGGATTATCATTTTGATCCGCAAACAAATGTCATTGATGTTCATATATCGCGCTTGAGAGCCAAAATTGAAAAAGACTTTGATGTTCCACTTCTTCATAC from Bartonella kosoyi encodes the following:
- a CDS encoding response regulator transcription factor, with translation MRILIAEDDRNLNHQLVEAVKRAGYVSDSAFDGEEAYFLGSTESYDAVILDIGLPQIDGIRVVEKWRQEGRTMPVLMLTARDRWSDKVLGIDAGADDYVVKPFHLEEVMARLRALIRRATGHATSALCCGNVLLDTKTSRVFVDGQLIKLTSYEFRLLSYLMHHCDRVISRTELTEHLYDQDFDKDSNTVEVFVGRLRKKLGVDLIETIRGIGYRVRTLGDE
- a CDS encoding ATP-binding protein, whose product is MNVFKEDNWFQKFFFVITRSLSLRVMILSTLWVVISLLSISAVSILFYKRSTEESLERILSAQLYSLIATVTVAPEGTLRGGAGIDDIRYSDPTTGWYWEVVAISHNLKGRLTSPSLGTGEIFTPSDVDIPFDNKFFRSYRIKGNNGQKLKVIESDVVLDSKNHIARFRLVGNIDEAHAQVKKFKRTLQIFLWSFGIGSVLINIALIFFSFQPFKLIQRALNDIREGRVHYVNSDLVSEVMPLAQEMNALIKNNQRIIERFRTQVGNLAHSLKTPLSVIMNETDKMRGEKACLLREQTQIMQAQINRYLQRARIAAQCDSIVYHTSVRSVVDRLVRVMKKLNPDKQIEFIMDIDDIVFSGEKEDLEEIIGNLIENATQWSRAKVLISCYLEENIQEEKYFSIFVEDDGPGLTEDKIDEALKRGRRFDESKPGTGLGLAIVSDMVNEYGGTLFLSRSDLGGLCTKVLLPKMGK
- a CDS encoding tetratricopeptide repeat protein, whose translation is MLLLIFAAFFLTFLAIILFFSLRFDDGGEKKWQVQIMNGYKSHRHTVDVHKLYRSDKKRNILKAFSVFFVLLIAWSIYGLTGSPEVKSYFFSELMDKDPKILSQQEKLVRLQALFFRSPHDGKLADALAVGYLEENYFQEAVNTYLDALRLNGETAPRLVGYGLALVGYEGGVITQEAQRAFQKAADLAPTDFYPRLLLADAFHQAGKTAQAVQFLQSFLDTMPKNFAGRSRVEKMMIQLRDSSSEPTKKSDRRQLER
- the ccmE gene encoding cytochrome c maturation protein CcmE — encoded protein: MNNQSLKNSASLKLILKQRKKRRLRIILLCCLVMEIAASLLVYAMRHAVSFFRMPSEITKEDILTGRPLRLGGFVEKGSVQYVGESGVIFFITDNTKHKKVIFNGILPDLFREGQGVIVEGYFDKQDFFIGTRILAKHDETYMPKETADRLKKHYSMEK
- a CDS encoding heme lyase CcmF/NrfE family subunit, whose translation is MLVELGHIFLAAAFAVSLLEAFLPALGFWKKKRLLMQTAIPLTYITFTLLLFSFLVLIYAHVVSDFSVLNVVENSHSEKPMLYKITGVWGNHEGSMLLWILSLTFFSALVAFFSQDLPEDFKTLILICQSWITSAFLLLILFVSNPFLRMNPPALQGKDLNPLLQDIALAIHPPLLYLGYVGFSLCFSFAVAALIIGHIDRIWAHWVRPWLLLSWCFLTLGIMVGSYWAYYELGWGGYWFWDPVENVSFMPWLSGTALLHCTLVLEKRGILKSWTLFLALLTFSLSLIGTFLVRSGLLISVHSFAFDPARGQAILALLFFSTGAAFLLFALRIPLLKTERFFQLISREGFIVLNNLLLTTITATVLIGTLYPYFIEMLTGQKISVGAAFFNLTCGPLMLLLLLLVPFGSMMAWKRGDFLAVFERLWFVFVLVGIVCFIIFYATSVRDILAVLGIGLSAFVFLGSLADLWGKSGYHKVTFGGRVKRFIKLPWSVVGAAMAHMGLGVTLFGIICVASFGQERILTMNIGEWVTIADKTLHFDAVDNRFGSNYSAMEFYFKIYENKKIVGHITASKRFYSSQNTSTTEVGLQSYGLSQLYIVPGHLDNRGLVVHIWWKPYIICIWLGAFMMAMGGCFSLLGYWFRTGAYKRVLLTLNFRRGH
- a CDS encoding cytochrome c-type biogenesis protein; this encodes MKKNLWLLCFLIAMFSFRLAIAVEPDEILKDTVLERRARDISSHLRCPVCQNQSIDDSDTSLARDLRLLIREKLKMGYSNQQVIDFLVERYGEFILLKPPLNKTTWFLWFSPLMIIIIGASVIFFQLKRYKPEKIMIVDATGKNRQKRYCSQKDIT
- a CDS encoding Do family serine endopeptidase, which produces MLKKTFFKTFVAVSFSAVLESALFFSGCTASLWTTKAHASSVFTSLVQQQGFADIVAQVKPAVVAVQVKSNKKKEDWFFSNFFSGPGIDQLPDQHPLKRLFKEFYDFDKPKNKFPHHSQRLRPIAFGSGFFISSDGYIVTNDHVISEGTSYSVVLDDGTELNAKLIGKDPKTDLAVLKVNDKRKFSYVDFGDDSKLRVGDWVVAIGNPFGLGGTVTAGIVSARGRDIGTSSYDDFIQIDAAVNRGNSGGPTFDLNGKVVGVNTAIFSPSGGNVGIAFAIPAGTAKQVVQQLIEKGSVQRGWLGVMIQPVTKEISDSIGLQEAKGALVTDPLKGPAAKAGIKAGDVIISVNDEKINDSRDLAKRIANMSPEDTVTLGILRSGKEEKIKVKLAAMPEDEGKKESSKYLNERGDSDETLEDYGLIVSPSDDGLGLVVTDVDSDSDAADKGIRPGDVIVTVNNKSVKKTSDITDAIKNAQKLGRKAILLQVRTNDQNRFVALPIFKK
- a CDS encoding response regulator transcription factor, with the translated sequence MKILVIEDDRETGRYLEKAFSEVGHSVDVAYDGDTGYALAETENYDVMVVDRMLLHRDGLSIISQLRAKGNETPVLILSALGQVNDRVTGLRAGADDYLTKPYAFSELLARVEVLQRRKNPKEAETVYCVSNLELDRLAHTVKRGDKNILLQPREFRLLEYLMRYAGQVVTRTMLLENVWDYHFDPQTNVIDVHISRLRAKIEKDFDVPLLHTVRGAGYMLKAPDNKA